The DNA region aattttaaatttttgataagaaaatttattttaaaattaaactaactgtgtaattacacttgtgcaactaaacagtacgcttgtaattacactgtaattacttGATGACAAACAAATAGATCGTTGTAATTATAATGTTGTGTAATTACtgggctgtgtaattactaccctagtaattacaccaattccaattaccaggtggctttccaaacagacccaaAAGAAAAGATTTTCATCTCTATAAAGTTGAAAAAGATCCAGGTAAAGAGAAAAAGGAGTTGCTATTGATTGGATCATGAAAAAGATAATCTTCGACTGAacttatttttactttattaataGGGAGTCAGTACTTTGAGCTAGATTTCGTAATGGATACTTCTGGAGAGTCCCATGCATATAATGAAAAGGTATGGAAGCATGGAATCCCCTCATTACGGTTCACTTTTAAACTTGAGCATAAAAGTTTGACATAACATGGCTCTTTGTTGATTGAATAACAATTTAGGAAACCATTTCTTAAGGTTAATTTTGAAAACCTTTTGAAAAGTACCTAAAAAATGGGTAAGTGTTTTGATAATCTCCCGAGAAAAGTGTTAGGCACCTCGGGAAATCCGTTAAATACGACTGACCAGCGGATATGAATATTTGTGGCTAAAAGGGTATATCTTGTTTGAAAAGAGGACTTAGAGGGTTGttaaaaaattgaaaaagaaggcaattgaataaagtcttgcctttatttatttatttatttatttatgattaATTTCGAAAGAGATGTCTTAAAAAGAGCGATTTCGGTTTAGTCATTCCAAAACACTTGTATTTATAACTTTATATTAATTTGAGATCGATGTAGGTactcataaatttcaaattctgGATATGCCTAATGTTGCTTCCTAGTTTTGTCTCTTTTATtagcataaaaatatttattatgaaAACTCAAATGATATTAGCTGGGTTAATACAAGAAAGAAATCTAATCTATCTATTATAAGTAATATCAATTGAACCAACATGAAGAAAAaatagctaaagcatatatgtcCTCGGATAAATAGTTTCGAGGAATGAAGAGATTATCTATTGTGAGTAATTTCAATTGAACCAATATGAAGACAAAAATAGCTATAACATTCAAATGATTgaacaaaatattcaagaaatgGAATCCCATCAAGCACTTTTCACTATTTCAGATAGTTTTTCTTATTTTACCTTTTCATAACATAAAgttttatttcaaaaataaaaagaCGTTCACCAAATATTATTAGAAGAACCCTAGTTGATGGTATTATCATTCTCATCACCTTCAAAGGCCCCAGAAGTTTCCTTATTTATATTAGCCTCCTCTACTGGGGTTAAGTCATTTTCAATTTCAAGCATCTCTGTAATAGCCTTAATGCTCTTGTTCTTAATTTTGTCATAAATAGCCCAGGCACAAATATCCACCAAATCCTTTATCTTCAAGTAATGTGCTGACACTAATATGTCATAAAGTTCAGCGATACAAATATTCAGATGTTCTTTCTTGAAATTATTGAATCCTTCGTCCGAGGCAGTAATCTCAGCATTCTTCTTAAGGTACTCTATGATTTTAATGAGCGCCTCAGTATTGACCATGATAGGAAGTGAGATGATAGACAAGCCTTCCTCTTTTATCATGTTCTTGATAAGTTCAAACTGAAAGGCCAATGACTCTTCAAGATAGAATTTTCCGTTGTCACTCGTTTTCAGCGTCACCATCCTTATGATCTCagctgttgttgatgatgatgttgatgccATGATAAAAgaatttgagttttttttttggcttggaTGAAGCATTTGGTGGCCAaatgatatgtataaataatggtactgtttaccccgaatttggataatcaattaaatttgtgagtaggtataggatatgtggttaagcctcaatctatttgatggagaaaagaaatatatggaTATACTTTGAGGAAGCAACTAATAATCGGTGGTCTGCTATGCACTTGTATGTTTGTTAATatatgagtgttacttgattCAAGAAATGTAAGAAATAAGCACAACAAATATGGACCGAACCAGATGTTTGAGAAGGggattttgtatatattttgctgttacaaagtgttcttgatatgaaggagccaaccccctaaaaggaagaaaatgccccttatttatagtattgccccatgggcttcatacaacatgaaaaataaaataataatgaaaaagctctgagttggattaggtggggttaggttgaccgtacgatctgacacccgtacgattgacagttgaacatggcaggacgttatcgacgcgtgacaACCGCGCAatggatctcccggaccaccggccacgaaaaaacggactaacggcctcgaccAAACGCACCAACGGCAACGACCAACACGGCCATGAagaaaaccggaccaaatgaagCCCTTCCTTGGCCTCGGTccgagcgttcctccggttcagaatgaaagtcttcatgcacgttcttgtcccATTCTTCCCAAGGTTCcgggtctcaccggtttaacgcatatccggtttttaccgtatacggGTAGAAAAGATATTCTTAATTTATTCAACTTAAAGGTATGGAAGGAAATCTCTTTGACATAAATTTATTACTAAAATTATCTTGACTTGTAATCTATGTGTGGATCACAACGTAAATTGAATACTATAAAAGAAAATTAGCCTTACCAAATTTAATAATTACACTTAATTTAATAAAGTAGGAGATCATTTTGCTCTATCTTCCACTCTTAAGCACATTTTAGAAGAAAATTTATTGTCTCTTGTCATATGAGTCTTTAGCAGAACTAGCATTGCTTGCTGGTGAATAGCCACCAAGTCGGCATTGTGTCTTCTAAACTCTCCATTATTATCACTTCTCACATTTCAGATTATAAAGTTCATCAGAAATTTTAGTGGTATGGTCGGGTCACTCTTTATCCCTTTACCCCTTTCCTTTTGGTGTTAAAGGGGCATTCTTAGTCTGGTTGGAGTTGATCCTCTTTAATGTAGGGTTGAGGATTATGGCATTGTTGCTTTTGTTTGGGTCTGAAGGGATTTTGATACCTAATCTGAATTTGAGTAGGTCTTTAGAACATAAGGCAATAACCACTTCGATGCATGGCTGATCACATTTGGTTTTGGCATTTCTACGTCTGCTAAGATTAATTCAGATCTTTTTTGGTTGCTCGCAACTGTTCCAGAATAAAAGGGTTGTCTATGCTTATGTTTTCTAAGAGGACTGAGCTCACCTATGGTTGAGGTGATAAGTAAGGGGGTGAGTTTGTCTTATTCAAAGCAGTCCATTAAAAAATTGTGGGTTTATTTGGCAGCAAGTCTAGATTTATTAATGGAGAGTGGATGGTTAATTAAGACCTGTTTCAATAGAGTGTTAAGGGCTTGGGAGGTTAGGTGCGAGACTAATTTTTTGTTCCGGGCTTGCAGAAGCATTGATAGCCGCAGTTGTTGGTCAAATGTTTCAAAACCCTGATTCAATTGTCCATGACTATTTGGGCCAGGTATATCGGGTTCTGAACAATGATTCAAACCGGTTGCCCCTCTATAGTGAGGTTGAAAGTGAGATAATTTAGACTTTAGAGACCTAATTCCAGTCAAAATATTGGGACATGGTCTGGTGGAAAAGGGGTTGTTACAAAGGTCAGTGTTTGATCTTGGTTCCGATACTCTATGTTCGGTGAGTTATCGTTGTCCATGATGGTCTGAGAAGAAGCCAAGATTTTGAGGAAGGAGAGAAGGAGTGTTTAAACACAGGGTGCGTTAGACTCCTTGGGGCCAATATTCTTAAATAGAGTGGTTTTGGATTCTGCATTTTATGTGGACCTTTCAAATATTATGCGAAGGAAAACACTTAACCATATGAACACATAGTTGACCCAAAATTCACTAGTTCATAACACAATTACATGTATGAAGAACATAAATTGTACCATATAGTTCACAATCTAAGTCGTGCATGTTGCAGAAAATTGTTCTGGTATTCAGTGAAGTTCGCTTTCATCTTCGTAGAAATCTACCACAGTAGTTCTTCACGGAGAAGAAGAGAGTTTTTTTCTATCTTTTGGAAGAGAATTAGTTTTGATTTTTAGATGAAGAAAATGAAACATGCACCTTTTGGGAAAGAAGAGTCTTATATAAACAAAACAACTTCTTGTATATATCTTAAGTGCCACATCCTTTGAGAAGAGTTGTATCTCTTCtcctattattttatttattccctTTTAGATTGACCCACATAGGTGCCTAAACGCATTTCCAACATCTCCCAATCGCACATGGTAGGTCAGCTCTCAATCCTATTTTATAACGTTCATATATAACGACTAGGCCATGTGCatctttcaaaagctcaattGCTATACATCTATTAGGAATATATAACATCTCGATTTACGGAACTTTGAGTATATTGTCGTATGCAATACCCTAGATCATTTATCACATTCGCATTTTCTCACAATCTCTTTGTATCATTTTTTAGTTCATCAATTAATGTGATAACACTTAATGATCTTGCTCATCTCATGAATCTCTCGATCTAAGTCTGATATGCTTTTCTAGAAATGTTTTGCTAGACCGAATCATACATGATATCTTCGCAACACCCTAAGAAAGTAAAAATCAAACTGAATCTTAAGAAACTAATCAAAGTCATGAGGATACAAAGAGAAAAATAACTCATAATTTAAAGGACTTCACACAATAACAAGTAGAGATTAAACTTGTATCTCCCTTATAGGTCATTTTATAACGTGATACGAATCACGTATCACATTATTGACTCCTTTCATGTGGAGCGTAAGTCTTTTGCATATTTAAATATTGTGAAGACGATAGGTCAGACAAATCATGTCTAACTTTGAGTTCACCAAATATACTCATACATTTTAACCATTAGAACTCACATCTGGCATTAACACAGACTATAAAACTTAACTAGACATAAATAACCATAAAAAAATGACATTTGTATTATAAAATTTGAGCCTTTATTGTTAACACATCTGACAATAATACATTTATAATTGTCTCATCTTTATTTGTCATCTAGATAATAGAGATGATTGCTCGTGTGAATAGGCCAATCTTTTTGTCTATCTGACATACATACACTTGAAATTTATATTCTAAACATAAAAGCATCTTATGtatatgaaagaacgacaataAATATTTTAGACAGCAACTAACATTTACCTCAAAATGCAATTTTTATGTGAACATGATCCAAAGAAATTAGGAAATATAAATACATCATCACTATGCAAACCCAACGATGTCATATCTTTCATAAGAAACAATGCAATGGATGTTGTTAATAAGTCTATTACCAAGTGATGCGTAGAGATGTACTTTACGTTCACTTCTCTATGTACAACTATGTCTCTGACACCAAATTAAACTTAATATCAATATACTTCATCTTCTGACAGATTTTGGGATCTTATATGTAAACTATTGAGATATGACTGTGACACTTGATTGTCTCTAGTTCAATAGCCTAACATGTTCACTAAAATGTATTACCAGAGGATGTTCAAGTGCAAACAACTTCTTGGACAATTATTGGAagtcattgttacacctcgtacttttatATGTTAAGTTTCCCCATGAGTTGGTTGCTATAGATTCAGAGAGCGGAGTGACCTTCGAAGTCATATGGGATTAGAAATGTCTATCTTGAGTGTATAAGAGTTTAATATCATGTTTAGTAGGTATTGGAAACTTCTGGGATCATGtgaattgaagaaattaagtttgtcagaACTTTGAAACAATTTGACAGAATTCTGGACATGATTTTTGGTCTAACTTTGGGGAGGTCTATTTTCTAGCATATGAGTAGTTATGAAattcataacctatgtaaattcaagttcagagagtTTTCCTTCCAATTCAACTGAAAGATCACAAATCCAAGAAGTACTGtgcaaaatacggtccgtacaaaaATATACGATTTCAAGTACGGACCGCATTTCCTTAGGCAGAAAGAGAAATTTTTATATTGAGAATTATGGCCAAGAAATACGGTTCATACTTTTTGGCCGTATTTATGTCGGCTGCAactcttttttttatataataattCGCAtacccttcattttttttttctatcattTTCTCCACTTTCCATGATCTCTAATCTTCAGCTCTCTCCAACATATCTATCAAACCCCTaagaaaaatcaaagatcaaaagcGAAGATCAAGTGTTTAGAGGTTCTAAAGTGATTATGGAAGCTTGTTTATCCTCTTGGTAGTGGtattggaggatacttcaaggcaAAACACTCTTGGAGTTGGTGTGTTATTGAGTTCTTAAGGTAAGATTccatcttatttccatgtttatgagtttatatgatGATTTTGTTAGGTTTGGAAGGAAAGGAGTTGGACGGAAGATTCAAATACGAATttgagtttatgttgagatgtaatctaacttaaatcatgttgtaaatgtgtttttaagctaaaacctagttggaaggataatagttgttgttgagattgtattgaggatgtTATACTTGGTATAATTGGAAGATCAAAGTGTATAagtattgtatacaaagcgtatattggGCCGTTTTGATGTAAATCTTGGGGTGAGTAGAGATATGAcattaaagagacttatatgaggttgttTTTATGTTGTTGACTGTTAGGTGTGCTGTAGTGACTAAGGGATTGGAATACTAGCTCGACAGTTTCATTTTGGGATTTTGattgacgacttgaggtatgttaaggctaactttccttctttttgggtATAATCCTTATGAACGAAACGTAAACATAACGCTactctataatgaaatccattCTTAGCAGCTAGagatgttccatgttgattcatgttctagtaATGTTGTTCAGTACGTCTTccttcagattcagtatgattcagaGAGTTACATGCTAATGAAATGCTATCTCATAATGTTgttcggaggtataacgaccttatataatgcaatgcatgaatatgataagagtacatcctgagtttgttggagtgacgtaaggtcgttatacgcgtatataacgcttgaaGGGTCATAGGTCTATACCtatatacccatatatatatatatggggtatggggaaggtggcgacgttatatacgcaccaccacctgatcagctggtcacataatgatgatgatgataatgcccacagaggccgatatgatacccCTATGCATGTATGCAcaatatttatgcatatcattggccctcagaggcagttcagacataTAGGTTGCATTCATTTCATCTTATGTACTTTTATATCTCTTTCatgttattttcatgccttatatactcagtactttgtacgtactgacgttcctttttTGGGGGGcggtgcgtttcatgcccgcaagttcagGTAGACAATTTGACGATCCGCCCCTGTAGGTTATTGTTCAGCTaatattggagcactcctcttgATCTGGAATTGCTGTTGTGTTTTTGgtacgttatacttttgtgtgCATACGAGTATGGCGGGACCGTGTCCCGATCTTATTATGTCATATATTCtaatagaggcttgtagacagccATGGTATAGTTAGATGTTGTATGGCCCCCTCGGCCAATATATTTGTTGTATAGTATTTTATGATGGCCTTGTAGGCTTGCACAGTTTAGTCCAGCATAGTCATATAGTATGTCTTTTCAGGCTCATCTCCTATTCAGCatacttctcttatgatttagCAGATTTCCATCGGATGACCCTCGAGGTCCActcttgtttatgattatgatatggaaGTATGATTAGCGGTGCTCAGTAGGTAGGGCccgggtgcccgttatggccctGCGATTTAGGTCTTAACATACACAATCAACTTCCCTTGTACATAAGGATAATGATTGTATCTTGCTACTCAATAATAAATATGATGCCATTATTTAGCAAGAAGAATATACTCATATTTAGCTTTTCCCTAATCTAAATCTCCTTCTCAAATCCTTGACAAGACAAGAAATATCTTATTGTGCCTTTAAGATACCTCTGTATCATCTTAACGACTTTCTAATATTATTGTCTGGTGAAGACTGAGAACACACCCTCCCACTTAAAATTCGTCGCTTGAAATATGAGTATTTATGGATCTATTTTTGAATCCTAAATATAAGAATATATGAATCTTCACCCATATCTTTTTGTATACCATAAGCCTTGTGCTAGTGTTTGAGAACTCCACTTGCTATCACTAGCTTTAGGGATTACATCTAGATCAATCATTACCAACACTTGGTTTGATTCATCAACTCCATTTCATATTCCATTATTTAAAAAAATCCTTAATAGGGTATGTAAAAGTCTATTCCGACTATGTTTCTCTTTCGTGTGGAGTAACTATATATGCTTCCTCTTGAATTTCAAATCGATGACGGACAATGCAAGGACGACACGTTTGTCGAGGTTGAGATTGACAAACTGATTATCAATTAATTAGTTACTCTAACTGGCAATATTAAATggattctcttttgaaggtatgCTGGTGTGATAGGAACATATTCATTATCACCAATTGAATCCACCCAAATTCATTTCGAGTATGGTTAGCATCAAATCGACTAGCCTACAGTGATTTTTATTAGCGTtgaaaaaaatatagattttgaTTGGGGGAGGAGTTATGTAGGAGAGGGGTATGTTGATTTTATTTTCGAGAAGATAAAGAGCTGGCATTGCGAGTAACTCGGGAGCTATtgtttttttgtaatttttgtgGGTCCATAAATGATATGACCTCAGTTGACTTACTATAATTTATCTCTGTCCTCAGACATATTTTCTTGAGGTGTGAGGTACCCAAATTTGGTAACATTCTCAAGAGATTTAAGATATATGTTGGTGTTCAGACAACTAGTTGTATATTTTCCTCCATTGGGTTAGGTGGGGTGCTTTAGGGGTCTCACATTAATTTGGGGTGGTCGATAACCCATAAGCCAAGCATAGTGGACCTCGTTTGGCCCATCATTAATTTGGTGAGTCATACCCAAGGTAGCTTTGTAGGGTTTTCAATTTTCCGCCACCTCACTATTGTTAAAGAGTTTCTGGTTGGCCGACATTGTGGTGTTTCTTGAATTATAATTATGCATTTTGGTATAAATAGAATTATTAAAGTATTTAAATTTGTGGCTATCAAAAAACTTATCTGATGCGATGTCAAAAAGCTTTACCTATTGTGGTAATGCTATAGTCTGATTTTGTCTCTTATCTTTAACCCGTAATTATGGTTGGACGTTCTCATTTTTCTTTAAAAAGTCAATTTTCTCCAAGTATTTCTTGGAAGACATGTGAATGAAAAACATGTCAGGGATGTAGTTTGCTGTGAAACACGATGAACCTCGACGAATGTCAACATATATCTCTTTTTCCAATGGTtggaattgaaatttgaaaaatatagaTGGAGGGGGCCAACCTCGCCAGATCTCTACCTGCAATAATTCTCTTTTTGGGCTAACAGTGTCGCCGCATCAATTTATTGACAACATAAGATAGAAACCAAAATAAGACTTTTCAACCCTAACGAACGACTAATGTGACCCGATTGTAAAGCCACATTTTGCTCTGCCATATCACTCTGATGGAGATTCGTTGATATGACCCGAGTAGGTGGAAGCGGGTGCCAGCTGTGGAGGTCTTCTCAGCCTCTCCAAGCTCCTGGTTGCGGAAACTATCCCGGACACGGATTTTACCCAAAATAGATAGTCCCCCACTTTCCGGTCCCTTTATGAATATGACAACGGGAAGGGGAAAAGCGGGCTTGTCCAAATTTCACATGGGAAGTTAGCTAAATGTTGCGACTCCCCAACACGATTGGACACCTTGTTCGGGTTGCATTTAATGCGCCCCTTCGCTCATTCGGCGTCGTCGCTTAAGAGGCAGGTATCTGACGTTACGTGAAGACACACTGTTTCGCCAATCTAGGTGAAAATCGCCTTGTCCCCCTATTTAAACTACCATTTTGGGTTTACATAGCAATATCTTTTAACTTGTGACATTCTTTTGAAAAAACCCTTTCTTTAACATGTCTACTTCATCTTCCTCATCGCAACACTTGGCCGTTACTCAGGTGGCGGGGGTACCCATGGGGGCCCAGAACTACTCCTGACCATGAAAACCTTAGCTCCCCTTCTACCGATGCCTAAGAGATAGACTTGGGTTCCAACATTGCTGAGATCATCTCCTACTTCTCAACTGCTCGGGGGATTTCAGTGTTAGCTGCCGACTGGAATCCTCATAACGATTCGCTCCCTAGTTACCAGCTCTTGCCTCGATCAGATACGTCTGGACTGTAATTGGGGTCCCGGAATAGAGATACGCTTGGTTCCCAGGAACGCCAACATCTCCTACCATTCCATCGGTATATCGACTGTCTACATGTACCCTTTCACTATTGGCTTTACTCTCCCGATCCACCATGTAATTGAATAATTATACAGCCGCTACCAGCTTTGCATGGAAACTAGCCCCTCAAGTCTAGAGGATCGTGCAATGCATTCAGTACTTGGCCTACCGAGCAAACCTACTTTTTACCTTTGATCACTTGGTCAAGCTGTACTCCTCTCGCGCATTCTGGGAGGGAATGGTGCATTTGGCTTCTCGAAGCGTTTGGGGTCTCATCACTAATGTCGAGGATGACTATGACTGTGGATGGAATGATAGGTTCGTCATGATATTTACCAATCTTCTACATAGCACTTCTCCAGAGCCATTTCCGAAGTTATGGAACTGTGCTTGTGGGTATTTtgacattttctttcttttcctttgaaGATTCGCCTCCCTTACTTATGCTTTATTTTTCTTTACAGCGGTCCTCGTGGAGCTAGACCACATGCCTGGTCTCTTAAGTTGGGTGATGAACCTCCAGTGCTCCTCTATTGGGATTGAGAAGACCTGGAGGAGTATATCTACCGACCGCTGGAGGGGAAAAAGTCATGGTGAGTTTTTAACAAAGACTTTCCCCTCCCGTTATCATTTTTGACTTATCCCGGTATTAGGTACTGCTCCTCATATGTATTTTACGCAGGCTTACCTGTCCGAGGATCATCGTCTCGGAGGGCCCCTTATCGGGAAAAATCCCAAACCAATCTTGAGTTGGCTACTACTAGCAAAAAATGAAGGCTTCCCGCGAATGCAGGCGTGTCTGCTTCCTGAGGAATTGACTCCTGGGTGCGATCTCATCCCCGACTATTACAATACTGAACAAAGTTATGTCGGAAGTGGTGAATATGGAAGAAGGTGGCGAAGGCGGAGTGCTGATAGAGGAGAAAAAGGGCATTTCGAGCATGTTGTTGATAATCTCGGAAGGGCCCCGAGCGATGTAAGGCCGGTCCCTCCACTCTGCCCCCCGGAGGGAGAAAGACGAGTCTGATTTGGAAGCTCCTCTCTCTTACCTGGCGGGACTGCTCCTCCAAGTATGTTGTTTAATTAAGTTTGTCACTTTGTTCCTTTTGAAATTTCTCATTCTTCCGCCCGCCTTTCTTCGTCGGGTCATGCTTCCATTACTTCTGTTCTCGAGATGGTCAGAAGCTCACCTTATTCATCCAGAGAAGTGAGGAGGCTGCAATCCGAGAACTCCCGCTTGAAGGCTGATCTGTTCGAGTTGATGACCCGCAAATCTTTTCTGAACTCCGAGCGGAGAGAAGCTAAAGAGGCTTTATTTGCCCGAGAGGGAGCCCTCCGGGACCTAACAACTGCCCATCAAGAGCTTTAGAAGAGGGTAGCTCTGGTGGAAGCATAGAGGTCGGCTGCCCAAGGGAGAGTGCAAGTGCTGGAGGCTTTCCAGACACGACTCAGAGCCCGTAATGTCCGACTGCAGCAGCGCCGGGCTGCCGATCAGCACTTTTCTAATCATTAAGGGACTATATCGTGCTGAACACCCGATGCAATGTTCTTCTAGATATTAGAGAGATCTGCATTCGATATATCGATTCTGCTCTGACGGATGTAGAGGTGGATGTGGGGGCCACCGATATTGCTATGGATGACCTCCGTGATCAGACCCCTTCCTCCTCTCATGCTTCCTCTATTTCTTCGGATGATGAAGGCACTGCTCCTTCTGCTTATCTTATGTTTACTGCTCTACGGGCCTTTGTGCCCGGTTAAGACTGCTCCGGCCGCTGTGCCTTTTGATTTGTTTTTTGTGTTTTACTGAAGAGGTCTATGTACCCTTAGTCTGCTTTTTGTCCGAGCCTGCGTACTTGTGATTATGCTCTTTTCTAAGTTTTCTTTGTTGGATATAGGCCTGTGTGCCCTCAAAATGTTTGTCCGAGCCTGGGTGCTCGAAAGAAAAAATATTTGTCGCAGTacttacatatataaatatatgcgtGTAATTGCATTTATTTGATTTCTTTTACGCTTTGCCATGCGATTTGTTGGAAACAATAGTGATTGCAACTAATCTTATTggcttttatttttaacacttagCTGTCGGGGCGTGACCGCTATGCCCGTCTACCTGAACTATCTTTATATTCGAGTGTCGGTGTTTGAGCTTAAAAATTGATGACCGGTGCACACGTTTTTTCACTTTAGCATTTTGTATTTGAATTCATCATTTTTAACTCAATCCGAGTGTGCCACTTCCGAAAACACTTTTTGCGATCAGGAATTATTCATCTTATTCGCAATAAAAGAAGGGGGCCCTGGATTTCGATGTTGATGAGGAAGACGTCTCAACGTATTTAATGTCACTAAGGTACATGGAACCTGCACGCTCGAAGGCTCTAAAGGTTGTGCCGTGTGTTTGAAGCAATATTTACGGGGCCGATGGCTTCCGAGTTTGGTTTTGCCCCGAACGTTTTTGTTTTTTTGCGAGATACCTCATTGGT from Lycium barbarum isolate Lr01 chromosome 10, ASM1917538v2, whole genome shotgun sequence includes:
- the LOC132613189 gene encoding SKP1-like protein 14 — translated: MASTSSSTTAEIIRMVTLKTSDNGKFYLEESLAFQFELIKNMIKEEGLSIISLPIMVNTEALIKIIEYLKKNAEITASDEGFNNFKKEHLNICIAELYDILVSAHYLKIKDLVDICAWAIYDKIKNKSIKAITEMLEIENDLTPVEEANINKETSGAFEGDENDNTIN